Genomic DNA from Clavibacter michiganensis:
GAACACTCGACCGAGGAAGCGGTCGAAGACGAGGTACGTCCTCAGATCGGAGACGGAGACGCCGAGCGCGGGACCCGCACGCCGTGCGGCCGCCGAGATGGCGCGCATGGTGTCAGCCGGGCGCCGATATGCGTCATCTGCTTTCACGGCGATGTGACCTCCTCCGTCCTGCCGCGCTCCGCTTCGAGCGCAGACCTCGTCGCAGCGTGCAGGGCATCATGCACCAGAGCATCGATCGTGAAGCGGGGGAACGGCGGGACGGTCGTCATCGCCATCGCAGCCGGCGTCGCAGACAAGAGCTCGCGCGACATCAGCGGTTGGAGACCCCGGGCCATCGAGGCGATCGCATCATGGACCGGCAGCATCGCCGCCCGGGCGATCCGCCTCTCATCAGCACGCAGCGGAGCCAAGACCTCCTCCAGCTGCGCGTCGAAGGACCGGATGACCAGCTCCGCCAGATCGGCATGCACCGTCAGACCTTCAGGATCACGGCCGTCGAGGCCGGATAGCGCTCGGAGCCGGCGGTACAGGGCTGCGCCGCCGACGAAACCCAGACGGGGCGCGCGCTGCTCGAGGTGCGAGATCAGCGCCGGCACGTCGAGGTCCCCGCGGGACCGTTCCGCGTCGCCGAGCGCATCGGCGACCAGGCTGAGATCAGAACCGTCCGTCTCGAGCAGGTCGGCGAGGGTCCGCTCGCGAGTCGTAACGGGGAGGCCGTCGACGAGGGTCACATCGGCGGGAGACAGATCCGACACCCGGAATCGCACGTCCGTGGCGCGGGTCTGCTTGCGAGCCCTGGTCCAGAAGGTGAACGGCGACGATTTGATGTCACCCATCTCATGCACCCACGCCGAGGCGGCACCGCCGACGACAACATCCGGATCCCGACGACGTTCTCGTGCCGGCACGGCGGGCGTCGAGGCGAGCCAAGCAGCACGGAGATCGTCGCGCCCGTCCATCGCCGCGGTCGAGACCTTGTACACGCCGGGCCGGATGCGCTCCAGCGACCCGGAGCTCTCTCGCCGGGTGAGCGTGCTCCGCGCGACACCGGCAGCGCTCGCCTGCGCGGTGGTCACCAGCCCCCATTGCTCGGAGGCGAGCTCCTCGAGCGTCCGGGTTCCTTGGGTGCCCATGCTGCGATTGTACGCATAAACGCAACAAACGGAGCAATATGAGACGTGTCCGCGTCGCGGCTCAGTACATCGCGAGCGGCTCCGCGCCCCGCGGCCCCGGGAACGCGCGGTCGAGCTCCGCGAGCGTCTCGTCCGGGATCACGAGATCGAGCGCCGCGCGGTTCTCGGCGACGTGCGCGGCGGTCGCGGCCTTGGCGGTCGCGAAGACGTGCGGCGACTGGCGGACGACCCAGGCGAGCGCGAGCTGGCCCGCGCTGACGCCGAGCGGCGCGGCGAGGGCGGCGAGCGTCGGATCCGTCGCGAGCCGGCCCTGGTCGAGCGGCGAGTACGCCATGACGGGCATGCGGCGCTCGCGCCCCCACGGCATCACGTCGTGCTCGGGCCCGCGCTGGGCGAGGTTGTAGAGCACCTGGTCGGTCTGCACGGCGTCGCCGCCGGGGATCGCCGCCAGCTCGTCGAGGGCACGGGCGTCGAGGTTGCTGACGCCCCACGCGCGGATCAGGCCCTCCTCCACCAGCTCCTGCATCGCGGCGACCGTGTCGGCGAGCGGGTGGGATCCGCGCCAGTGCAGCAGGTAGAGGTCCAGCCGGTCGGTGCCGAGGCGCGCCAGGCTGCGGCGGGCGGCCTCGCCCGTGCCGCGGCGGGACGCGTTCGACGGGAGCACCTTGCTGATGAGGAACACCTCGTCGCGGCGGCCGGCGATCGCCTCGCCGACCAGCTCCTCGGATCGCCCGCTGCCGTACATCTCGGCCGTGTCGATCGCGGTGAGGCCCGCGTCGAGGCCGGCGCGCAGGGCGTCGAGCTCGGTCGCTCGGGCGGCGGGCTCGTCGCCCATGTTCCAGGTGCCCTGCGCGAGGGCGACCGTGCTGCGGCCGTCGGGGAAGGTGGTCGTGGGGATCTCGGTGTCAGCCATCGGGTCCATCCTCCGCTGATCGGGCCGGGGCGTCAGCGCGGCGTCCCCGGAACGCCCGGGAACGTCGGCACCCAGCAGCGCACGGCGGCGCGGTAACGGCGGAACGGATCCCCGAAGCGGGCCTCGAGGTCCGCCTCCTCGCCCGGGCGCACGACGTGGTTCCAGAGCGACGAGCCGATGACGGCGTAGGCGACGACGAGCCACGATCCGAGAATCAGCCCGACGGCCGCCGCCTGCGTGACGCCCGCGAGGGCCATGGGATTGCGGACGAAGCGGTAGGGGCCGGCGATCACGAGGCGCGTGGCGGTCGCTGCCGGGAGCGGGGTGCCGCCGCCGCGGGTGGACATGGCGGCGGCCGACCAGATCCCGAGGACGCTCGCGAGCGCCAGCACGGCGATCCCGACGGGCAACGCGGCCGACGGCAGCGGCACCGCCACACGCCAGCGCAGCTCGAGCCAGCGGATCGCGAGGGGCGCGACGACGAGGAAGGAGCCCCAGAAGACGACGATCTGCAGGGCCGTCGCGAGCACGTGCCGCGAGGTGGCGGCGGTCGCGTCAGCGGGGCGCGCCGCGAACGGGCCGATGAGCGCCCAGCGGGTCGGCAGCCGGCCGACCAGCAACAGGGCGCAGGCGACGAGGGATCCCAGGGCGGCGACCGCCATGATCACGACCCCGATCCCGGCCTCGGTCGTGACGGTCGCGTAGGCGGCGAGCGCGACGGCGACCAGGAGGGTCCACGCGGACGCGACGGCCGCGGCCCACCGGACCCCGGCGGCGGCGAGCGCCGACCCGACCACGAACAGCGGGACGTCGAGCAGGGCGACGGGCAGCGGATCCAGCGACCCGAGCGTCGCGACGCGCACCGCGGGGATCGTCGGCACGGCGATCCACCACGCGGCGCCGCCCGCCGCCTGCGCGGCGAACCAGAGGCGGGCGGCGATGCGCGCCGAGAGCAGGCGCCCCGACCGCGTCACCGCGCGTCCGCGTGCTCCGGCGGCCACACCACGGCGAAGCGCTCGAAGACGATCTCGTCCTCCTCCGACCAGGCCGCGCCGCGGGCCGCGCTCACGCGCTCCCAGTAGATGCGGTGCTGCGTGCGCCAGCTCTCGAGGGAGAGGTCGTCCTCTCCCTCGTCGTGCGCGAAGGCGGCGTCGGCGCTGGTGAACGGGCCGACGCGGAGCTCGGTGCTGCGGATCACGATGCGCGGCGCCCCGGTGCTGTCGCAGGCGATCCAGTGGGATCCGATCCGCGGCACCTCGTCGCCGCGCGCGAGGAAGTCGGCGACGAGCTCGGCGGTGGCGCGCTTCCGACCCGAGAGCACGATCCCGAGCAGCTCGTCCGCGAGGCGCGCGTGATCCCCGAAGTGCTCGACCGTGTGCTCGGGCCCGGCCGCGACGGCCTGCGGGTGCGCGTCGGCGTACGCGGCCCACATCCGCGCGGCGGCCTCGCGGTCGGGCGGGGAGACGGGCGCGGTGGGGTCGCTCATGGGTCCGATGCTCCCACGCGCGTCGGCGATCCGGACCGGGTGCCGCCGTCACCCGCGACGCAGCACCCGCCTCCCCCTAGCCTGAGGTCGTGGAAGCTCCTGGCCCTCGTCGCGCACGCCACGCGTCCGACTCCGCGGGCGGCCCCCGGTGATCGGCGGTCTCGTCTTCGGCGCGCTCGCGCTGCTCATCGGCGCCCTCGCGGTCCTCTGCTTCCGCGCGGGATCGGCGCTCGGCATCATCGCCGGGATCCTCCTGCTGCTCGTCGCCGCCGCCACCGCCCTCGTCGCGATCCTCTGGATCTCCATCGAGGCGAGCGGCGGGCTCCGCATCCCGTTCTGACCGTCGGCACGACGCAGATCGAGTGCGACGGTCTCCGGCGTCAGCGCGCTCGCGCCACGAACACCATCACCCGCGATGCCTCCGTCAGCGGGCCGCGCGCGAAGTCGCCGTGCACCGCGTCCACGTCGAAGCCGGCCGCGTCGAGCTGCGCCGTGATCGTGGCGCGGTCGCGGAACGCGAACTCCTGCACGTCGGTGACCACCTCGCCCGTCGCGACGAACCGGCTGCGGAAGGCGACCGTGACGCGGCCCGGTCCCGACTCCTCGACGTCCATCCGCTCCTCGAGCGGCCCGTGCGCGGTGTCGCGCGTCGTGGCCGGCCCCGCCCAGCGCTCCCACGCGCGGTCGGCTGGGTTCCGGCTCTCGAACGTGAGCGTGCCGCCCGCGCGGAGGGACCGGCGCAGGTCGGCGAGGGTGCGGATCCACTCGGCATCCGGGATGTGCTGCACCACGTTGCCGGTCAGGAACGCGAGGTCGAAGGGGCCGGCGGGGATCGCGCGGCTGTCGCCGTGGATCCACTCGACCGCATCGCCGCCGGGCCGGTTCCGCGCGACATCGAGCATCGCGGCCGACGGATCCACGCCCACGACCCGGCGCCCGGGCGCCTGGAGCGAGACGGTGAGCATGCCCGTGCCGCAGCCGAGGTCGAGCACGGACCGGGCGCCCACCTCCGCGGCGAGCGCCCGGTCGAAGTCGTGGTCGGGTCCGTCGGGGTTGTCGCCGTCGTAGAGCGCGACGAGGCGGGGATCGAGGTCGGGCACGCTCCGACGGTAGCGGGCGGTGCCCCTAGCCTGATCCCGTGACGGATCCGGAACAGCACCCCGCCCGCGGACGCCGCGCCCCCGACGCCGCGCAGCGATCCGAGGCCATGAAGGAGCGGATCTACGTCACGTTCACCGCCCTCGCGGTCACCATCGCGACCGAGCGCGAGGCGGAGCACGCGACGATCGGCGGCGCCGCGCTCACCCTGCTGCTCACGGTGGTCGGCACGCTGCTCGCGGTGTCGGTGGCCGAGTGCATCGCGCAGATGGTGCGCGACGGCGAGGTGCCGGATCGGCGCGACGTCGGCCACATCCTGTACGTCGGCATCAGCTCCCTCGGCGTGCTGCCCGCGCCGCTCGCGATCCTCGGGCTCTCCGCGCTCGGCGCGCTCGACCTCCAGGCGGCCCTGCGGATCATCGCGATCGTCCTCGTGGCGACGCTCGTGATCGTGACGCTCGTCGCCGTCCGCCGCCTGCGCGTGTCGTTCGGCGTGAAGCTCCTGGTGCTCGCGGTCGTCGCCGTGCTCGGCGTCGCGGTGCTCGCGGTGGAGCTGGCCGTCCACTGATCCGCTCCGGATCCGATCCCGCCGTTCCCGGAGGCGACCGACGTAGCGTGAGGGGATGCCCGCCTCCCCGCTCGCGCCGCTCCTCGAGACCGCCCGCCTCCGCATGCGGCCGCTCGGCCCGGCGGACGTCGACGTGGTCCACCGCCTGTGGGCCGAGCGCGACCCGCGGCATCCCGCGCACCGCCGCGTCGACGACGAGGGGCACCCGTCACGCGGCGAGGTGCTCGACCGCCTGACGGTGCAGGCCGAGGAGTCGCTCCGCACAGGCATCGGGCTGCTTGCGATCGAGCGCCGCGACGAGCCGGGCGTCATCGGATACTGCGGCCTGGTCGTCGGCAGCGCCTCCGTCGAGGAGCCGGAGATGGCCTTCGAGCTGCTGCGCGACGTGCACGGCCAGGGCATCGCGACGGAGGCGGCGCGCGCCGTGGTCGAGGCCGCCCGCGCGACGGGCCGCACCCGGCTGTGGTCGACGGTCCGACGGTGGAACTCCGCGTCCGTCCGCGTGCTGGTGAAGGCCGGCTTCACGGACAGCGGCCGCGTCACGCCGGATCCCGAGGACGGCGACACGGTGTGGATGGTGTGCGGCCTCCGGGAGCCCGCCGTCGCCTAGACCTCCCGCATCTCCCAGCGGATCTCTCCGTCCACGCGCTCGTCGGTGGGCGCGAGCCCCAGCCGCCGGGCCACGGCCTCCGACGCCGCGTGATCCGGGTGGATGTTCGCCCGCACGACCCCGACGCCGTCCTCCCGCAGCCACGCGACCATCGCCGCCGCGCACTCGGCCGCCGCGCCGGATCCCTGCGCCGCCGTGCCCACGAGCCACGCGACCTCCGCCACCCGCGCGGGCGCCTCGCCGGTCACGGTCGCCTGCACGAACCCGGCTGCGCGGCCCGACGCGCGCTCGCGGAGGATCCACACGAGCCACCGCGCGGATCCGTCCGGCGAGCGCCCCGCCGCCTGCCGGGCGAACCGCACCTCGAGCGCGGCGGGCGACGGCGGCTCGCCCCCGGTGAAGCGGTACAGCGCCGGATCCGCCAGCACCTCGACCATCTCCCGCGCGTGCGCGACCACCAGCGGCTCGAGCGCGAACCTGGCCGTGACGAGCACGGGGGCGGGCTCGGGAGCGGGCGACGTCGTCATCGCCCGAGCCTCCCACGCGCGGGCCTCCCACGCGCTGGCCGCCCGCGCGCCGCCGCGCGGGACGGGGATCAGCCGAACGCCTCCGGCAGCGCCGCGGTGAAGGCGTCGAAGTGGGAGTACCAGACCGAGTGCGCGGCCCCCGGGATGCCCCGCACGTCGACGCCCGCCGCCGCGAGGCGCGCGGCCTCCTCCGCGCTCACGAAGCGGCTCGGATCCGCGCGCACGACGATGGACCCCGGCTCCGGCGCCCACGCGTACGACGGGACGGCTGCGAGCGCGGCGGCCGTGGCGGGGTCGAAGCGCCGGGCGGCGCGGCCCTCGACCTCGCGGTCGCGCTCGGAGTACTCCGGCCGCGAGATCCGCAGCGCCTCGGCCGTCCGGCCCCGGCGGTCGCGCTCGTAGGCGGCGGCCACCTCGACCGGATCCTCGCCGCCGAGGACCTCGAGTGGCGCATCCACGTAGACGACCACGTCGGGGCGCCGCTCCGGGAACGCCTCCCCGAGCACGATCCCGCCGAACGAGTGCCCGATCGCGAGCGCCGGCCGCTCGACGCCCGCATCCGCGACGGCGCGCGTCACCGCATCGGCCGCCCCCGGCACCGTCAGCGCCGGATCGCGGTCGGCGAGGCCGTGCCCCGGCAGGTCCACGGCGAGCACCCGGTATCCGCGCGCCGCGAGCAGGGGCGCGACCCGCCACCAGCTCTCGGCGGATCCCATCAGCCCGTGGAGCAGGACGGCCGCGCGCGGCCCGGTGCCGGTCTCGTCGATGTGCAGGCGCATGCGACCAGGAGATCACGCGGGCGACGGCGCCGGGTCCCTAGGATCCCCGCATGCTCATCGTGATCCGCGGCAGCTCCGGATCCGGCAAGTCCACGCTCGCGGCCGCGCTCCAGCGCGCGCTCGGCTGGCCCGCCGCCGTCCTCGGCCAGGACCACCTCCGCCGGGTCGTCTACCGCGAGAGCGAGGACACGGGCGGGCTCCCCGAGGGCACCGCGCACGTCGACCTGCTCGAGGTCGCCGCCTGCCACTGCCTCGCGGCCGGTCATCACGTGATCGTCGAGGGGATCCTGCGCGCATCGCACTACGCGGCCGCCCTCGAGCGCATCGCCGGCCACGCGGACGACGCCCGGTTCCACGCCTTCGACGTCCCCTTCGACGAGACCGTGCGGCGGCACGCGGGCCGTCCGCAGGCCGCCGAGTTCGGCGCGGACGAGATGCGCGACTGGTACCGCGGCTGGGACCCGCTGCCCTTCGTCGCGGAGCAGCGCATCGCGGCCGACGAGCCGCTGGACGCGGTGACCGCCCGGATCCTCGCCGGCGGTCCCCCTGGTCCGCCGGCGCGCTGATCCCGGTCCCCGAGCCGCGGCCGGCCGCCCCGCCCGCCGCCGTCGCACCCCGCCGATACGCTGACGACGTGACACCCGCCGGCGCCCCGACGCCCTCCGCATCCGCCGCCCCCGCCTCGCCGCTCGCGCTCCCCGGCGGCCGCCGCGTCGCCGTCCAGTTCGCCGCCATGGGCACGGTCTGGGGCGCGAGCTTCCTCTTCATGAAGGTCGCGCTCGAGGGCGTCTCGTTCGGCCAGGTCTCGTGGACGCGGCTCGTGCTCGGCGCGATCGCGCTCGGCCTCATCGTCGCCGCGCGCCGCCTGCCGCTGCCGAAGGAGCGCGTCGTGTGGCTGCACTTCGCGGTCGTCGGCGTCGTGGGATCCGCGATCCCCTACTCGCTGTTCGCGTGGGCCGAGCAGCACGTCACCTCGGGCGTCGCGAGCATCTACAACGCGACCACGCCGATCATGACCGCGCTCCTCGCCACGCTCGCGTTCCGGGTCGAGAAGCTCGGCCGCCGGCAGCTCGCGGGGATCGCGCTGGGCATCGTCGGCGTCGTCGTGATCATCGGCCCGTGGCGCCTCACCCCGAGCGCGGAAGCCGCCGCGTCCGGCGAGCCGCTCCTCGAGCTCGCGGGCCAGCTCGCATGCCTCGGCGCGGCCCTCTGCTACGGGATCACGTTCGGCTACCTCCGCCGCTTCCTCACGCACCGCGGCATCCCCGGCGTCGTGACCGCGTTCATGCAGATCGGCATGGGCGCTGCCGCGATGGTCCTCGCGACCCCGTTCCTCGCGACCGGCCCCGTGTCGCTGGATCTCCCCATCGTGCTCAGCCTCGTGGTGCTCGGCGTGGTCGGCACGGGCCTCGCGTACCTCTGGAACATGAACGTGCTCCTCGCCTGGGGCCCCACGGCCACCTCGACCGTCACGTACATCACGCCCGTGGTGGGAGTCGCGCTCGGGATCCTCGTGCTCGGCGAGACCCTGCACTGGAACGAGCCCGCGGGCGCCGTCCTCGTGCTCCTCGGCGTGCTCCTCTCGCAGGGCCGCCGTCGCGCCGGACGCGGATCCGCCGCCCGGGCCGCCGCGACCGCCGCAGCCGCCGCAGCCGCGCCCGCCGCGACGCGCACCCCTCCGACGCCCGGATAGGCTCGCCGGGTGCGTCTCGTCATCGCCCGCTGCTCCGTCGACTACGCCGGCCGCCTCAGCGCGCATCTCCCCCTCGCCACCCGCCTCCTCATGGTCAAGGCCGACGGGAGCCTCCTCGTCCACTCGGACGGCGGCTCCTACAAGCCGCTCAACTGGATGAGCCCGCCCTGCACGATCGTCGAGGTCGAGCCCGACGACGACCAGGCGCTCGCGGGCGTCCGCGAGATCTGGCGCGTCGTGCAGCCGAAGACGGCGGACATGCTCGTCGTCTCCATCCACGAGGTGCTGCACGACTCCGCGCACGACCTCGGCGTCGACCCGGGCCTCGTGAAGGACGGCGTGGAGGCGCACCTGCAGAAGCTGCTGGCCGAGCAGATCCACCTGCTGGGCGACGGCCACGAGCTCGTGCGCCGCGAGTACATGACCGCCATCGGGCCGGTCGACATCCTCGCGCGCGACGCGGGCGGCAAGTCGGTCGCCGTCGAGCTCAAGCGCCGCGGCGACATCGACGGCGTCGAGCAGCTCACGCGCTACCTCGAGCTGATGAACCGGGATCCGCACCTCGCGCCGGTCACGGGCGTGTACGCCGCGCAGGAGATCAAGCCGCAGGCCCGCACGCTCGCCGAGGACCGCGGCATCCGCTGCCTCCTCCTCGACTACGACGCCATGCGCGGCATGGACGACGGGCACGCGCGCCTGTTCTGACCTGATCCGCCCTGCGGCCCACCCCGCCCGCCCCGCCCGGAGCGCGCGCCTGTCCACCTGGCGACGTGTCCCCGTTCGGGGGCTGTGCACTGCTCGGACCCCTGCCTAGCGTCAGACGGGCGACGGTTCACCGCCGCATCTACGGGGGTGGACGTGAGGCGTGCCGATGCGGTCGTCGGGGCGACGCCGTGACCACGATCGACGCCACCGCCTCCCGCGCCGCCGCCCGGGCCGCCGGTGCCGGCACCGGGGCGGGGCCGACCGCCGCGCGCGTGCGGATCGACCCGTATCCCCGCAGCACGAGGAGCCGCTGGCTGCTGCGCCTGCTCTTCAGCCTCCCCTACATCGTGGTCGCGATCCTCGGGGACCGGGCGGCGGCCGAATCGCCGATGGCCACGACCACGGTGAACGCCGACCTCCTCGCCCGGGTCGCCCGCATCGACTGGACCCGCGCCGACGCCGCGTGGGTGGGCGACCTCTACCCGCCCGTGGCGACGGTCGTCGCCGCCCTCACCCCCGGCGGGACCCTCGGCCTCGGGATCGTCGGCGCGCTCATCGCGGGCCCCTTCCTCCAGCAGATGCTCCAGGCGATGCAGCAGCGCCGCTTCCCGCCCGTCGAGTCCGCCATGTTCATGGCGGCCCTCGGCGCCAACCCGCTGTTCGCCCACATGGTGACGACCAACCTCGAGGCGTTCCTCGGCGTCGCGGCGTTCGGCGTGGGCGCCACCAACATGGTCCGCTTCGTCGCGTACCGGAACACGCAGGCCGGCTTCCGCGCGGGGCTGCTGTTCTCGCTCTCGGCGCTCTCCAGCGCGAGCGGCATCGTCTACATCGTCGTCATCGGGCTGGCCGCGCCGCTGATCTCGCTCGCCCGCCGCGGCGAGCGCGGGGCCCGGGCGTCGAACACCCTCGTGCTCCTGTTCCCGACCCTCTCGGCCTTCCTCACGGTGGCGTTCCTGCAGCTCGTCTTCCTGCACGAGCCGTTCGCGTTCCTCACGGCCCAGTTCCGCTACGACCCGGCCCTCTGGGACACCGTGCCGCAGCTCGTCACCACCCTCAACGGCTTCCTGCTGCTCGCGCCGATGATCTCCGGCTGGATCCTCGCGCTCCTGGTCCGCCGCCCCGGCGCCGTGCTCATCTCCACGCTGCTGTTCCTCGGCCTGCTGGTCGGCTACATCCTCGGCCTGATCCCCGCCAACTCCGCCGGCAACACCTTCTTCATCATGACGATGATGGGCATGGCGATCCTCCCGGCCGCGACCACGCGTCGGGCCGACGTGCTGATCACGATCGTCGCCGCCGTCCAGATCGCCATCGCGTGGGCGGCCGCGTACAACCGCCCCGTCGTCCTCGACTGGATGGGATCCATCGCCCGCGCCATCGGGTGGGCCTGAGATGACCCTCGCGCAGCCGACGTGGCAGGACGACATCGACCCGGAGCCCGTCCGGCGCGGCCCCCGCGAGCGCTACCTCGCCGAGGGGTGGCTGCCGATCCGGCGCCTCGCCGACGGCCGGCAGCTCGTCGCCACGGACGGACGCCACCGCGAGCCCGCGTTCGCCGACGACCTGGCCGCGGATCTCGGCGGCCCGCTCTCGTTCACCGACGTGGATCCGTGGGAGCTCAAGGACGCGGTCCTCCGCCTGTGCGGCGAGGCCGTCGCGGACGACGCCGCCAACCGGCTCTTCCGCAGGAATCCCGAGCTGTCCGGCCGCTTCGTCTTCTCGCGCGGCCAGAAGACGGGCGCCCTGGTGGCCGCCGTGATCATCGTCGCGCTGGCGGTGGTGTGGCCGCGGCAGACCGCCGTCGGCGCGCTCTCCGTGGTGAGCCTCGCGTTCCTCGCGGCGACGACGTTCAAGTTCCTGGTGGCGCTGCAGGGCGCGCGCTTCGACGTGGTGGAGCGCGTCACCGACGCGGAGGTCGCGCGGCTCGACGACGCCGACCTGCCGATCTACACGGTCCTGGTGCCGGTGTTCCGGGAGGCCAACATCGTCGCCCAGCTCATCGAGAACCTCGGCGGGCTCGACTACCCGGCGCACAAGCTCGAGGTGCTCATCCTCATCGAGGAGGAGGACTCCGAGACGCGGGACGCGATCGTGCACGCGGATCCGCCCGCCCACTTCCACATCGTCACCGTGCCCGCGGGCCAGCCGCAGACCAAGCCGCGCGCCTGCAACGTGGGCCTCACCCTCGCGTCGGGCGAGTTCCTCGTCATATACGACGCCGAGGACACGCCCGATCCCGACCAGCTCAAGAAGGCGCTCATCGCCTTCGAGCGCGGCGGCCCCGAGATGGTGTGCGTGCAGGCCGCCCTCAACTACTTCAACGCGACCGAGAACGCGCTCACGCGCATGTTCACGCTCGAGTACTCGTACTGGTTCGACTACATGCTCGCGGGCCTCGACCACTCGGAGCTGCCGATCCCCCTCGGCGGCACCTCGAACCACTTCCGCACGGGCGCGCTCGTCGAGCTCGGCGGCTGGGACCCCTACAACGTGACGGAGGACGCCGACCTCGGCATCCGCGCCTCGGCCGTCGGCTACCGCGTGGGCGTCATCAACTCCACCACCATGGAAGAGGCGAACACCTCCATCCCCAACTTCATCCGGCAGCGCTCGCGGTGGATCAAGGGGTACATGCAGACGACGCTCGTGCACGCCCGCCGTCCGGTCGCGCTCATCCGCGAGGTCGGCCTCGTGCGCTTCCTGTCGTTCGCGCTCCTCATCGGCGGGACGCCGGCCACGTTCCTCGGCGTGATCCCCTTCTACCTCGTGACGATCGCGTCGCTCGCCATCCCGAGCACGGTCCTCACCTCCGTCTTCCCGGCGTGGGCGCTCTGGACGAGCCTGTTCAACTTCCTCATCGGCAACGGGGTCATGGTCTACGTCTCGATGATGGGGCCGTTCAAGCGCGGCACGTTCCACCTGATCCTGTGGTCGCTGCTCAACCCCGTCTACTGGATCCTCCACTCCATCGCCGCGTACAAGGGCCTCTGGCAGCTGCTCACCCGGCCGCACTACTGGGAGAAGACGGAGCACGGCCTCACCCAGCAGTGACGGTGGGGGTTCCCGGCAGGCACCCGATCGACCCTCGTAGGGTGGCAGCGTGACCGCACCCGACACGTCCACGCCGTCCCCCGTCGCGGGCTCCGCGCCCTGGAGCTGCATCCTCTTCGACCTCGACGGCACCATCACCGACTCGGCCCCCGGCATCACCGCGCAGCTCGCGAAGACCCTCGTCTTCATGGGCCTGCCCGTGCCCGGCCCGGCCCAGCTCCTCGAGTACGTGGGCCCGCCCATCCTCGACTCGTTCCGCGACCTCGCCGGCATGGACGACGACGCCCAGCAGCGCGCCCTCGCCCACTACCGCGAGGGCTACGCGGGCGGCGGCGTCTTCGACAGCTCGGTCTACGCGGGGGTGCCCGATGTCCTGCGCGCGATCCACGCGGCCGGCATCCCGCTCTCCCTCGCCACCAGCAAGCCCGAGTCGCAGGCCCGCCGCGTGCTCGACCACTACGGCATCGCCGACCTCTTCACCGAGGTCTGCGGCGCGAGCGAGGACGAGGTGCGATCCGCGAAGGCCGACGTCATCGAGGAGGCCCTCCGCCGGCTGCGCGCGGACGGGATCGACCTCGGCAACGTCGTGATGGTGGGCGACCGCGAGCACGACGTGCTCGGGGCGGCCGCCCACGGGATCCCGACGGTGATGGTCGGCTGGGGCTACGGCAGCCCCGCGGAGGCCGCGGGCACCATCGCGGTGGTCGAGACGGCCGCCGAGCTCGAGGCCCGTCTGCTCCCGACGGCCGCGCGACCCGCCGCCTGAGGCGGCCGCTCCGAATGCCTCACAAGCAGGAGCTTTTCCACAGATCCGGCTGCCGCGGCCCGAACGCCCGGGGTTAGCAACACGGAGTGACAGAATGACCCGCGGAGGAACCATGTCAACACCGCAGGACCTGCAGGACCCGCTCGCGCTCGACAGGCAGGTCAGCTACTCGCTCGTCGTCGCCGCCCGCAGCGTGACCGCCCTCTACCGACCCATCCTCGACCCGCTGGGGCTCACCCACCCCCAGTACCTCGTGCTCCTCGCGCTCTGGGCCCGCGGGCCGCGCTCGGTCAAGGACCTCAGCCACGAGCTCCAGCTCGACAGCGCCACGCTCT
This window encodes:
- a CDS encoding ASCH domain-containing protein, with the protein product MSDPTAPVSPPDREAAARMWAAYADAHPQAVAAGPEHTVEHFGDHARLADELLGIVLSGRKRATAELVADFLARGDEVPRIGSHWIACDSTGAPRIVIRSTELRVGPFTSADAAFAHDEGEDDLSLESWRTQHRIYWERVSAARGAAWSEEDEIVFERFAVVWPPEHADAR
- a CDS encoding methyltransferase family protein, whose translation is MTRSGRLLSARIAARLWFAAQAAGGAAWWIAVPTIPAVRVATLGSLDPLPVALLDVPLFVVGSALAAAGVRWAAAVASAWTLLVAVALAAYATVTTEAGIGVVIMAVAALGSLVACALLLVGRLPTRWALIGPFAARPADATAATSRHVLATALQIVVFWGSFLVVAPLAIRWLELRWRVAVPLPSAALPVGIAVLALASVLGIWSAAAMSTRGGGTPLPAATATRLVIAGPYRFVRNPMALAGVTQAAAVGLILGSWLVVAYAVIGSSLWNHVVRPGEEADLEARFGDPFRRYRAAVRCWVPTFPGVPGTPR
- a CDS encoding alpha/beta fold hydrolase — its product is MRLHIDETGTGPRAAVLLHGLMGSAESWWRVAPLLAARGYRVLAVDLPGHGLADRDPALTVPGAADAVTRAVADAGVERPALAIGHSFGGIVLGEAFPERRPDVVVYVDAPLEVLGGEDPVEVAAAYERDRRGRTAEALRISRPEYSERDREVEGRAARRFDPATAAALAAVPSYAWAPEPGSIVVRADPSRFVSAEEAARLAAAGVDVRGIPGAAHSVWYSHFDAFTAALPEAFG
- a CDS encoding GNAT family N-acetyltransferase; protein product: MPASPLAPLLETARLRMRPLGPADVDVVHRLWAERDPRHPAHRRVDDEGHPSRGEVLDRLTVQAEESLRTGIGLLAIERRDEPGVIGYCGLVVGSASVEEPEMAFELLRDVHGQGIATEAARAVVEAARATGRTRLWSTVRRWNSASVRVLVKAGFTDSGRVTPDPEDGDTVWMVCGLREPAVA
- a CDS encoding class I SAM-dependent methyltransferase codes for the protein MPDLDPRLVALYDGDNPDGPDHDFDRALAAEVGARSVLDLGCGTGMLTVSLQAPGRRVVGVDPSAAMLDVARNRPGGDAVEWIHGDSRAIPAGPFDLAFLTGNVVQHIPDAEWIRTLADLRRSLRAGGTLTFESRNPADRAWERWAGPATTRDTAHGPLEERMDVEESGPGRVTVAFRSRFVATGEVVTDVQEFAFRDRATITAQLDAAGFDVDAVHGDFARGPLTEASRVMVFVARAR
- a CDS encoding GNAT family N-acetyltransferase, translated to MTTSPAPEPAPVLVTARFALEPLVVAHAREMVEVLADPALYRFTGGEPPSPAALEVRFARQAAGRSPDGSARWLVWILRERASGRAAGFVQATVTGEAPARVAEVAWLVGTAAQGSGAAAECAAAMVAWLREDGVGVVRANIHPDHAASEAVARRLGLAPTDERVDGEIRWEMREV
- a CDS encoding aldo/keto reductase — protein: MDPMADTEIPTTTFPDGRSTVALAQGTWNMGDEPAARATELDALRAGLDAGLTAIDTAEMYGSGRSEELVGEAIAGRRDEVFLISKVLPSNASRRGTGEAARRSLARLGTDRLDLYLLHWRGSHPLADTVAAMQELVEEGLIRAWGVSNLDARALDELAAIPGGDAVQTDQVLYNLAQRGPEHDVMPWGRERRMPVMAYSPLDQGRLATDPTLAALAAPLGVSAGQLALAWVVRQSPHVFATAKAATAAHVAENRAALDLVIPDETLAELDRAFPGPRGAEPLAMY
- a CDS encoding type IV toxin-antitoxin system AbiEi family antitoxin domain-containing protein; this encodes MGTQGTRTLEELASEQWGLVTTAQASAAGVARSTLTRRESSGSLERIRPGVYKVSTAAMDGRDDLRAAWLASTPAVPARERRRDPDVVVGGAASAWVHEMGDIKSSPFTFWTRARKQTRATDVRFRVSDLSPADVTLVDGLPVTTRERTLADLLETDGSDLSLVADALGDAERSRGDLDVPALISHLEQRAPRLGFVGGAALYRRLRALSGLDGRDPEGLTVHADLAELVIRSFDAQLEEVLAPLRADERRIARAAMLPVHDAIASMARGLQPLMSRELLSATPAAMAMTTVPPFPRFTIDALVHDALHAATRSALEAERGRTEEVTSP